Proteins encoded together in one Solanum lycopersicum chromosome 7, SLM_r2.1 window:
- the LOC138337417 gene encoding uncharacterized protein, with product MPKPSDQAAPSNGGGRNNFGVREQPRFKKGHQSSGNSNSRKRASPKGGRLEPKKSGHMVKDCPQNRGQARGKAQPRPNPQIVAAAEPPKRNRFYALKGREEQEKSADVVTGMLQVFSASVYALLDPRYMLSFVTPLVSLTFEIFPEVLHDPIEPVVNEFQDVFPDYFPRVPPLRKIDFGIYLEPDTKPISIPPYKMASVELNELKV from the exons ATGCCTAAACCTTCTGATCAGGCAGCTCCTAGTAACGGTGGCGGCAGGAACAACTTCGGCGTCCGTGAGCAGCCCAGATTTAAAAAGGGGCATCAGAGTTCAGGGAACTCTAACTCTCGAAAGCGTGCATCACCTAAAGGAGGAAGACTCGAGCCCAAGAAA AGCGGGCACATGGTCAAAGATTGCCCACAAAACAGGGGTCAGGCTAGAGGTAAAgctcagcctaggcctaatcCACAGATTGTAGCAGCAGCCgagcctcctaagaggaacaGATTCTACGCCCTGAAAGGCAgagaggagcaggagaagtccgctgatgtagtcacaggtatgctgcaagtattctcagCTTCTgtttatgccttacttgatccaaGGTATatgctttcctttgtaactcctttagtttctctcacttttgagatatttcctgaagttttgcatgatcctatagag cctgtagtgaatgagttccaagatgtGTTTCCTGATTATTTCCCTAGAGTTCCTCCCCTCCGaaagattgactttggtatttACTTGGAACCCGACACTAAACCAATTTCGATTCCTCCTTACAAAATGGCTTCAGTTGAACTCAATGAGTTGAAGGtgtag